From a single Streptomyces sp. NBC_00377 genomic region:
- a CDS encoding GntR family transcriptional regulator — MRIPAHSVCTAIRDDIVAGVYERGSRLTEELLARRYGVSRVPVREALRTLEAEGFVVTRRHAGACVAEPTELEAADLLEMRMLLEPLGASRAAQRRTEAHLKVLRGLVRLGQERARRGNSEDLRSLGSWFHETLAQSSGSHALTSMLTQLRHKIAWMYAVEAPADPVESWAEHGAIVDAVARGDGERARAITSLHTERATAAHRLRFSGGAERLDRVRTSQPPVNMTGLRH; from the coding sequence ATGCGTATTCCGGCGCACTCGGTGTGCACGGCCATTCGGGACGACATCGTCGCGGGTGTCTACGAGCGCGGCAGCCGTCTCACCGAGGAACTTCTCGCCCGCCGCTACGGCGTCTCCCGCGTTCCGGTCCGGGAGGCGCTGCGCACCCTGGAGGCCGAGGGCTTCGTCGTCACGCGGCGGCACGCGGGCGCGTGCGTCGCGGAGCCGACGGAGCTGGAGGCCGCGGACCTTCTTGAGATGCGCATGCTCCTGGAGCCGCTCGGCGCCTCCCGGGCCGCACAGCGCCGCACCGAGGCTCATCTGAAGGTGCTGCGCGGGCTCGTCCGACTGGGCCAGGAGCGGGCCCGGAGGGGCAACAGCGAGGATCTGCGCTCCCTGGGGAGCTGGTTCCACGAGACGCTCGCCCAGTCCTCGGGAAGCCACGCCCTGACGTCGATGCTCACCCAGCTGCGCCACAAGATCGCGTGGATGTACGCGGTGGAGGCGCCGGCGGACCCCGTGGAGTCGTGGGCGGAGCACGGCGCGATCGTGGACGCCGTGGCACGCGGCGACGGCGAGCGCGCGCGGGCGATCACGTCGCTCCACACCGAGCGCGCGACGGCCGCGCACCGGCTGCGCTTTTCCGGCGGCGCCGAGCGCCTCGACCGTGTGAGGACTTCGCAACCTCCCGTAAACATGACGGGCCTGCGGCATTAA